A genomic segment from Malaclemys terrapin pileata isolate rMalTer1 chromosome 1, rMalTer1.hap1, whole genome shotgun sequence encodes:
- the SLC37A3 gene encoding sugar phosphate exchanger 3, with the protein MAVPRNLRRQPADGSLVSHCTHHHIAVFLLTFFSYSLLHASRKTFSNVKVSISSQWTPSDINTTALELQPYELWNSSHLFPNAEEATLFLGMLDTIFLFSYAVGLFVSGIVGDRLNLRWVLSFGMCSSALVEFVFGTLTEWLHFYNKWFYCCLWVVNGLLQSTGWPCVVAIMGNWFGKAGRGFVFGLWSACASVGNILGAFLASCVLQYGYEYAFLVTASVQFAGGIIVFFGLLISPKEVGLPELGEEQEGSAEEDANKPLISNNEEDEDDQNYSIQAPDTSNQPKAIGFFQACRLPGVLLYSLAYACLKLVNYSFFFWLPFYLSNNFGWKEAEADQLSIWYDVGGIIGGTIQGLISDMLQKRAPVLVISLLLAIGSLFGYSRSPNSKPINAFIMAITGFFIGGPSNMISSAISADLGRQELVKGNSEALATVTGIVDGTGSIGAAVGQYLVSLIQDNLGWMWVFYFFILMTSSTILFISPLLVREIRLLLHERRLRMRTG; encoded by the exons ATGGCTGTGCCTAGGAATTTGCGAAGGCAGCCTGCGGATGGGTCCCTTGTGTCCCATTGCACTCATCACCACATTGCTGTGTTCCTGCTTACCTTCTTCAG TTACTCCCTGCTCCATGCTTCCAGAAAGACATTCAGCAATGTCAAGGTCAGCATTTCCAGCCAATGGACTCCTTCCGACATAAATACCACGGCCCTGGAGCTCCAGCCATATGAG CTCTGGAACAGTAGCCATTTATTTCCCAATGCAGAAGAAGCCACTCTTTTCCTGGGGATGTTGGACACTATCTTTCTCTTTTCCTATGCCGTG GGTCTCTTTGTCAGTGGCATAGTTGGGGATCGCCTGAATTTACGATGGGTCTTGTCTTTCGGCATGTGCTCCTCTGCTTTAGTG GAGTTTGTATTCGGCACTCTCACAGAATGGCTGCATTTCTACAACAAATGGTTCTACTGCTGCCTCTGGGTTGTGAATGGCTTGCTGCAGTCCACTGGCTGGCCCTGTGTTGTTGCCATCATGGGCAACTGGTTTGGAAAAGCTGG gaggggttttgtttttggaCTCTGGAGTGCCTGTGCATCAGTGGGGAACATTCTGGGAGCATTCCTCGCCTCCTGTGTTCTGCAGTATGGCTATGAG TATGCCTTCCTGGTGACAGCATCGGTGCAATTTGCTGGAGGAATCATTGTCTTCTTTGGACTTTTGATTTCCCCGAAAGAAGTGG GTCTCCCTGAGCTTGGAGAAGAACAGGAGGGCAGTGCTGAAGAAGATGCAAACAAACCCTTAATCAGCAAtaatgaggaggatgaggatgatcAAAATTACTCTATTCAAGCACCTGATACTAGCAACCAGCCCAAGGCCATTGGCTTTTTCCAAGCTTGTCGTCTACCAGGTGTTCTACTG TATTCCCTGGCCTATGCCTGCTTGAAACTAGTAAATTACTCCTTCTTCTTCTGGCTGCCGTTCTACCTCAGCAACAACTTTGGATGGAAGGAGGCTGAAGCTGACCAGCTTTCAATTTGGTACGATGTGGGAGGAATCATAG gTGGGACAATCCAAGGCTTGATTTCCGATATGCTACAGAAGCGAGCTCCAGTGCTAGTGATCAGCTTGCTTCTGGCTATAGGGTCTCTCTTTGGATACAGTC GTTCTCCAAACAGCAAACCTATCAATGCGTTCATCATGGCCATTACAG GATTTTTCATTGGAGGCCCATCTAACATGATCAGCTCTGCGATTTCTGCTGACCTGGGACGTCAAGAATTGGTCAAAGGGAACAGTGAGGCTCTGGCAACAGTCACAGGAATTGTGGACGGAACTGGGAGCATTGGAGCTGCAGTGGGCCAG TATCTAGTTTCTTTGATCCAGGACAATCTGGGATGGATGTGGGTTTTCTATTTCTTCATTCTTATG ACAAGTTCAACAATCCTGTTCATCTCACCCTTACTAGTGAGGGAAATTAGATTGCTCCTGCATGAGAGACGCTTGCGTATGCGGACTGGGTGA